GTAAACAAATGAAAATATTGCTTTTTTTGATTTTATAGATTATTATGATATACGTGACACTAAAATTTCTGACAAAAAATAGGAGAAAAATATATGAATACAAAGAGCCCGGACATAGTGTTTCCTAATTTGGGAATAGAGATTCAACATATAGACCCGATTGCATTTACAATTTTTAATATTGATGTATATTGGTATGGCATCATTATTATCACCGGTGTTATTGCAGGGTTGCTCTTGGCAAGGTACCGTGCAAAAAAAAATGGAGAAGACCCTGAAATATACAGTGATTTTTTATTGTATGCTTTAATTAGTGCTATTATTGGTGCGAGATTATATTATGTTGCATTTGCGTGGGAAGATTATAAAGATAATTTAATGGATATTTTTGCCACACGAGAGGGCGGTCTTGCAATTTATGGAGGTATTATTGGTGCGGCAATCGCACTTGTCGTATATACACGTATAAAAAAAATCAGCTTTGCGCAGATGGCGGATACAGCAGTACCAGGTTTAGCTTTGGGGCAAATGATTGGGCGTATCGGGAACTTCATAAATATGGAAGCCTTTGGTGGCTATACAGATTCAGTATTTGCCATGGCTTTAAAAGCTAGTAAGGCGAAGATTCCTGCATCTATGGTAGAACATATTGGTCCCTTGACAGGATATGAAGGAAATTATTTGCAAGTGCAACCGACATTTGCTTATGAGTCGCTTTGGAACTTGGGTGTAGTTATTTTCTTGATGTTATACACAAAACATAAAAAATTTGAAGGGGAAATATTAGCGATGTATTTCTTGCTGTATGGATTGGGCAGAAGTTGGATTGAAGGGCTTCGAACAGACCAATTATTGATTGGAAGTACGAACATAGCCGCATCCCAAGTACTATCAATTGTTTTGGTGATTGCCAGTGCGGTTTTTATTGTATATAAAAGAAAGAAAGTTAACATATAGGACTTTAGTATCATTTTTTAAAAAAGTGTATATAAAAAAGTCTGTGAAAAGCTATATATAGAGGAAAATGAATGTTTTCCCTCTATATATAGCTTTTTTTTTACGAAAGATTACAAAAAGTAAATTAAACTGACAATTTGATTTTTTTTTTGCCCAGATTACTTGATTTCAGCAGAAAGATGGTCTAAAATAGACATAAGGTGTCAAAAAGTGACAAATAATGTCAAAAAGTGGGGAAAAAGTCAGGAGGTGACAACATGTTCAACGGTGAATATAGCCATTCTATTGATAGCAAGGGGCGTATTACGATGCCGGCAAAGTTTCGTGAAGAACTTGGTGAAGAATGTGTTGTTGCCAGAGGATTTGAAGGGTGTCTAAGTGTTTATCCAATACAAGAGTGGGAAAAATTAACAAACTTTTTAATGAGTGCTTCTGAGTTTCAAAAAGAAATTCGTCTGATGCGTCGAGCGATACTAGCGACGGCGATTTCTTGCTCATATGATAAGCAAGGACGGATTTTGATTAGTAATGAGCTGCGTTCTAGAGGAAATCTAACAAAGGAAGTAATGATCGTCGGTGTTGGACCTAAGATTGAACTATGGGATAAAGAGACATGGGAAGAGTTTAATGATATTAGCGACGATGACTTGTCTGCACTTGCAGAAGGAATATTAAATGGAAATCGATCCAGGGACGGAGGCATTTAATGGAATTTAAACACATATCAGTGTTATTAGATGAATGTATAGAAGGTTTAAAAATAAAAGAAAATGGAGTCTATGTAGATGGAACCTTGGGAGGTGCCGGACATGCAAGTGAAATTGCAAAACGCCTTTCAAAAGAAGGGGTTTTCATTGGATTTGATCAAGACTTAGATGCAATTGCCACATCATCGAAAAAATTTGATTCGATGCAATGTCGGGTGGAGTTGGTCCATTCAAACTATGAAGCAATGCGTTCAGAATTGGAGCGACTGGACATTAGCGGGGTAGATGGCATATTACTTGATTTAGGGGTATCCTCCTATCAATTGGACACACCAGAGCGAGGGTTTTCCTATATGCAGGATGCACCATTGGATATGCGGATGAATCAGACGTTAACAACGACAGCAAAAGATGTCGTTAATACCTATAGTGAAAAAGAGTTGACGCGGGTTCTAAAAGTGTATGGCGAGGAGCGATTTGCATCTAGAATTGTAAAGAAAATCATCGCAACGCGAGAGCTAAAGCCTATAGAAACGACAAAAGAACTTGTACAAATTATTGACGGATGTATTCCGACAAAATATAAAATCAATTATGGGCATCCAGCAAAAAGAACGTTCCAAGCACTTCGTATTGAGGTTAACCGTGAACTCGAAGTTCTAGAGAACACTCTATCTGACATGATTGATTTGTTAAAACCAAATGGACGACTATGTGTGATTACATTTCACTCCTTAGAAGATCGCATCGTAAAACATATTTTTAAAGACAATGAGGATCCTTGTACCTGCCCCAAAGATTTCCCGGTTTGTGTTTGTGGCTTAAAGCCAAAAGGGAAGATGAAACCAAGAAAACCGATATTGCCTTCAGAAGAAGAAATGGAGCATAATTCTCGGTCAAAAAGTGCAAAGCTAAGAATATTTGAAAGAGTAGGTGAATAATGTGGGGGAAAGGAAAAAAAATTATTCATATGCATATCGCACAATAGGTAGTAATGCTGTACAAGTTGTTCAGGAAGAGGAAGTTGTAGAAAAAAAAGTAAGACGAAAGCAAGTGTCGAATAAAACAGATGCAATCTACTTAGAAGAGCCTAAACGTCAGATTTCTGCTGACTCAATCAATCGTCTCTGTACTTTTGTTGTTGCTTTTGTTATAATTGCAACGTTAGGTGTATGTGTAACCTATCTTGAGACACAACTAAACATTAATCGATTGAATGCTGAAATCGATAAAGTTAAAACACAAATTTCAAAAGTAACAAATGAGAATAATCAATTGGAACAAGATATTGATAGTATGGTCGATTTGGATCAAGTCTATCAAGAAGCAACGAATCGTTTAGGTATGCGCTTACCAGGTCCGAGTGAAGTGTATTATATCAGTTATGAACCTGTAAGCTATACAACAAAATATAAACAAATTGAAAAAAAATCAGAAAATGTGACGATGGGACAAGTGCTAGGGCATATTTTCAAAGTTGGTGAATAATGTGTTAGAAAAAAGTGAAAAAGGAATGAAAAGAAAGGGTATGTTTCTTTTCATTGCCTTTATTTTAGGGTTTATAGCTTTAATTGGTCAGTTGACGTATATAGTGTTTGTCGAAGGAAAAAATTATAATCTCGCTGTTTTGCAAAATGTTGCTAGGCGAGAAGGTAGTGTTACTTTAAATGATAAACGAGGGCGTATTCTTGATCGCAATGGAATTGTCTTTGCAGAATCTGTGGCTACCTATGATTTAATATTCGATGCCCGATTGCTCAGTGGACAAGAGGAAGAGACGGTTGAAAAAACGATTCAATATCTTAATGATCATCTTGGATTTTCTAAAGCAGAGTTAAGGCAAAAATTAATAGATAATAGTCATAATAGCTATGATATTATAGGAAAAGGTTATAGTTATAATCAATTTAAACAGATCAAGGAAGATATAGATACGTATAAGGTGATCGGTATTTTTTATCGAGAACATTATGAGCGTAATTATCCCTATCCAACAATTGCATCAGATATTATTGGTTTTGTGAACAATGATTTTTCAGGAGCATATGGGATTGAACTTGAGTATGACAAGTTTTTAAAAGGTGACCCAGGTCGAATGTATGGCTCTGTGGGAGATGACAACATGGTCGAAGTGAATGAGGTTCCGGCAGTTAATGGGGATGATGTCACGCTAACGATTGATTATACGATTCAAAAGCATATTAAAGATGCTATTAATACCTTTAGGGAAGATATGGATGCAACGTTTGTCCAAGTTATTGTCATGAATCCAAATACCGGAGAGATTTATGGGATGGTCAATGATCCGGATTTTAGTTTGGAAAATCCATATGATTTGACAGCATATTATGAACCGGATATTTTAGAAGTGATGACCCAAGAAGAAAAGTCAGTAGCATTAAACAACTTATGGAAGAATGAATCCATTACCAATGCATATGAACCTGGAAGTACTTTCAAACCATTTGTTTTTGCTGCGGCGCTTGAGGAACAAAAAACAACCTTAGATCAGACGTATGAGTGTAATGGTTATTTACAGGTAGCAGACCGTAGAATAAATTGTTGGAAAACCGGAGGACACGGAACACAAACCATTGCTCAAGGTCTCGAAAATTCTTGTAACGTTGTGTTTATGCATTTGGGCGAGCAATTGGGACGCGATCTTTTTTATAAGTATCAGCATATGTTTGGCTTTGGAGCGGTGACCAATATTGATCTTAATGGAGAAACATCGGCCAGAAATTTGATTCATAAAGTTGAGAATCTAAATCAAGTTGAATTGGCAACCAGTGCCTTTGGTCAGACTTTTGGAATTACACCGTTACAATTGATTACAGGGTTTTCATCGTTGATTAATGGTGGAAAGTTATATGAACCGCATTTAGTTAAGAATATTCAAAATGAACAGCAGATTGTTGAGACCCATCAGCCAAAACTTGTTCGTCAAGTTATCAGTGAAGAAGTGGCGGAGATTACAAAGTATGCGTTGGCAGGCGTTGTTAATGAAGGTACTGGTCGTAAGGCATCCATCGCAGGCTATGAAATTGGAGGAAAGACAGGAACAGCGGAGACATTAGGACGCGATGATCAACATTATATAGTTTCTTTTATTGGATTTGCACCAATAGAAAATCCAGAGGTTATTACACTTGTTGTTGTGGATGAACCCAAATCGAGTGTTATTAATTCACGCTTTTCTGCGAGTATTTTTGTTGACGTCATGGAAGATGTCATGCCTTACCTACATATTTTTAAAGAGGTTGAACAACCTGTAGAAGAGGAGACAAATATAACAGATGAGGTAGATACTTCAATTACATCAGAATAGGAGGAACTATGAAACTAAAAGGATTGCTAGAAGGACAAAAATATAGAGTTATACAAGGCGATATTAATTGCAATGTCAAAGGAATACAAAATGATTCAAGAAAAATTGAAAAGGGATTTGTCTTTGTTGCTATAAAAGGATTTGAGCAAGATGGGCATGTCTATATTGGCCAAAGCATTATAAATGGTGCGAGTGCAATCGTATTAGAAGATGTATCACTCTATGATGGAGAGATTGCCCAGGAAGTGACAGTGGTGCAAGTTGATAATGCACGAAAAGTACTATCATCAATGGCAACGCATTTTTTTAATCATCCCTCATCACAATTTAAGTTATGTGGTGTTACAGGAACAAACGGCAAGACGTCAACCGTATTTTTGATTAATAATATATTGGAATATATTGGAAGAAAAACAGGGTTGATTGGTACGATATTGAACAAAATAGGTAATGAAAGTTTTGAAACGGAACGTACGACGCCGGAATCCATAGAAGTAAAACGGTTATTTAAGCAGATGGCGGATGCAAATGTTCAAGATGTAATTATGGAGGTGTCCTCCCACGCGCTTGACTTATATCGTGTGGCGTATACACAGTTTGATGTGGCGGTTTTTACGAATTTGACATTAGACCACTTGGACTATCATAAGACAATGGAAAATTATCGCGATGCAAAAATGAAGCTTTTTACTATGGCTAAAACCGGTGTCATCAATATTGATGATGAGGCGGGACGCTATATTTTGAAGCATTCAACATGTTCGCAGCATATCACATATAGTATACTAGATCCTAGTGCTGTCTTATATGCTTCCAATATCAAGAATCATCTATCTGGAGTAGAATTCATATTAAACTATAATCAAAAAATATATCCGGTGAACTTGCAGACACCTGGAGACTTTAGTGTCTATAATGGATTGGCTGCCATTGGTGCTGCCTTGAGCTTGGGTGTCCAAATAGAAGAGATTCTTAATGCGTTGGCGCAAAATAGTCGTATAAAAGGTCGGTTTGAAACCATCGAATCTCCAAAGGGATATAATGCAATTGTAGATTATGCACATGCACCGGATGGTCTTGAGAATGTACTAAAATCCATGAAAGGATTTGCTCCTAAGCGGGTTATTACAGTGTTTGGGTGTGGAGGCGATAGAGACAGGTCAAAGCGTCCGATTATGGGAGAAATTGGAGGACGATATTCGGATTATTGTATTATAACATCGGATAATCCAAGAACAGAAGATCCGGAATGCATTCTTGACGAAGTTGAGGAGGGTATATCAAAGACAACGTGTCCGTATCTAAGAATTGTTGACCGAAGAGCAGCTATCCAGAAGGCGCTTTCTATTGCAGAGCCCAAGGATTTGATATTGGTTGCAGGAAAAGGTCATGAAGATTATCAAATCATTGGCAAAGAAAAAATTCATTTTGACGATGCAGAAGAAATAAAAAAATATATCAAGGAGAATGAAGATGTCAACTAATTGGATAATTCCCCTTATGTTAACCTTTGTCATTACAGCAATCATTGGCCCAAGGTTGCTCCCGATTTTAAAACGCTTAAAATTTGGACAACATGTTCGAGATGATGGTCCACAAACACATCTGAAAAAGCAAGGGACGCCAACGATGGGAGGCGTTATTTTCATTATCGGTATCGTGATTGCTGCTTTTATATGGGGTAGACAGAACGGGGAAATGCTTATTGTACTATTAACGATGCTTTCCTTTGGCATTATAGGTTTTCTTGATGATTGGTTAAAAATAAAAAAACGACAATCCGAAGGTTTGTCAGCAAGACAAAAATTTGGTTTACAAGTTATTGTAGCACTTGCTTATTTATTTATCGGACTAAAAACAAAGTTGCTGACAACGGTAATTATTATACCTTTTGTATATGGTTATGAACTTAACCTAGGGCTGTTTTTTATTCCTATCATGCTTGTTGTAATTTTAGGGACAGTTAATGGAGTTAATTTGACCGATGGATTAGATGGATTGGCGACTTCGGTGACAAGTGTCATTAGTTTCTTCTTTGTGTTGGCGGCTATTATTTTAGAAACCAACCAAGAGCTTATGCCGGCTATTGTTACAGGAGCTTTAATTGCCTTTTTGCTTTATAATACATATCCGGCAAAAGTGTTTATGGGGGACACAGGTTCTCTTGCTTTAGGAGGGTTTGTAGCAGCAATGGCAATTAGCTTGAGAATACCGCTATTTATTTTACTCTTTGGAGTTATCTATCTAATCGAATCACTCTCTGTAATTATTCAGGTGGGATATTATAAAAAACATAAAAAACGTATTTTTAAAATGGCGCCGATCCATCATCACTTTGAATTAAGTGGTATGGCAGAGACACAAGTTGTAACATATTTTACCATTATCACGGTGATCATGTCACTGGTCGCACTATTGGCAATATAGTATTTTGCATGAACGATGAGGATATTCGATGAAAAGAAATAAAAAGAACCATAAAAAATATAATCGTGTATTTATGAGTACACCAACAGAATATAGTGTTATTTTTGTCGTATTGTTCTTGGTAGTTTTTGGAATTATTATGGTTTATTCATCAAGTTTTTATTCCTCTGTATCCGGTGATGCACTAGAACCTTACATGAAGCAAACGATTTATGCTGTAGTTGGATTAATCATTATGATGATTATATCAAGGGTTCAAATTACTTTTATGAATAAGTTTGTTGTCTTAGGATATTTAACGACGGTCTTTTTACTTGTGGCAGTACTTTTTGTGGCGGACAATGTCAAAGGGGCAAAGCGATGGATAGAAATTGGTAATTTTAATCTTCAGCCATCAGAACTAGCTAAGTTTACAATTATTGTTACATTAGCACTGTTCTTAACAATGTTTAAAAAACATTTAAGTGAACCCAAAGTTTTAGGATTGCTTGGAGTAATTGTATTAATTCCTTTAGCCTTAATTGCAAAGGAAGACTTAAGTACAGCAGTTGTTTTTTTGGCTATATGTGGTGCGATGCTTTTTGTCGCATATAGGCATATCATTAAGTTGTTTGTATTTGCGATTATGTTACTTGTAATGAGTAGTGGTTTTGTACTTTTGTCGTCTTATCGTATGGGACGGATTAAAACATACTTAGAAGGCCCGTGGTCAGATCCGGAAGGTGTAGGACGCCAAATCATTCAGTCGCTATATGCGATTGGCTCTGGAGGACTAACAGGAATTGGCTTAGGACAAAGTATGCAAAAGATGGGCTATATATCTGAAGCGCACAACGATATTATCTTTGCAGTCATTTGTGAAGAATTAGGCCTTTTAGGAGGCGTGGCAATCATCGGTCTGTATATGGTTCTTATCTATCGCATTGCCCAGATATCGATTACAGCCAAATCAATGGAACATTATTTGATTGGGGTTGGAGTCATGACACATATAGGGATACAGGCGTTTATTAATATCGGGGTTGCGATTAACTTAATTCCAACAACGGGAATGCCTTTACCATTTATTAGTTATGGAGGGGCTTCAATAATTATGCTGCTCGCTGAAATAGGGCTAGTTCTTAATATAGCGCGACATAATTATATCGAAGCAATGATTGGAGAGTGATGCTATGCGCTTAAAGCGAAAAATAATGCGACGAATAATTGTCATATCAGTTATTCTTATTGGGATTTTGGTGGTTGTTGCCATAAAAACACCCATTGAGGCAATTACCATTCAGGGAAGTACGTATTATACACGAGAAGAAATTATTGCTTTGTTGCCCTATAATGAACAAGCTTCTGTTTTTGACGTCATGCTTAATCGTGTCGATCGTATTACAGATAAAGGGTACATTTCTAGAATGGAAATCTCATATCCGGATTTGAAAAACATAAAGATTCAAATTTATGAAAAAGAAATTATTGGATATGTTGAATATCTAGGAAAATATTTGTGTATTGATAATAATGGTTATATTGTTGATTATACAGATAAACCTAGTGAAAAACCAATTGTTAAAGGGATTGATATATCAGAGTTTACAATATATGAACCTTTAGAAGTAGATAAAGCAATTGTTGATGCAGTATATACTATTTATAGAAACATGGAGGCATTTGACATACCTGTCCAAAGCATTGACTTTTCCTATGGAAAGGATACGCAGATATCTCTTGAATGTGGAAGTTTGGAGGTTTTTATAGGAGATATTGCAAGAATTGAAGAAAAATTCCAATTAATGCGAGAAATAATACATACTTTACCAGAAGGTGAAAGTGGATTTTTATCCATTGAAAATGTTGATCAAAATATCATATTTAAAAGTGATCGTACTACATCTTGAAAAATATTTAGAGTTATAGCATATATTGTATATTTATTACTTGCAAAAATTGCATAAAATACTTATACTAGATACAAAGGTAGAATAGAATAGCTGAATAGAAAAACACGTATATTAGAACGTGAGGAGGATATAAGTTGTTGGAAATTAAAGCAAATGAAACAAATACAGCAGCAAAGATTATAGTCGTAGGTATAGGTGGCGGCGGAAACAATGCAGTTAATCGAATGATTGAAGGAAGTTTGGAAGGTGTGGACTTTGTTGCAATTAATACAGATGCCCAAGCATTGCAGGCTTCAAAAGCACCTGTAAAAATTCAAATTGGAGAAAAATTAACTCGCGGATTGGGTGCGGGAGCAAAACCTGAAATTGGTTTAAAGGCAGCAGAAGAAAGCCGTGATGAATTAGCGGATATGATAAAAGATGCAGATATGGTTTTTATTACAGCAGGAATGGGTGGCGGAACAGGTACAGGAGCGGCTCCGGTTGTTGCGTCAATTGCTAGAGAGATGGATATATTAACTGTTGGTGTTGTCACAAAGCCTTTTGTATTTGAAGGTAAGGCGCGTATGACCAATGCAACAATGGGTATCGAGGAATTAAAGCGATTCGTGGATACACTTATTGTCATTCCAAATCAAAAGCTGTTAAGCGTCATTGATCGACGAACCACTATGCGTGATGCATTTAAGAAGGCAGATGAAGTTTTACAACAAGGTGTCCAAGGGATTTCTGACCTTATATATACTCCGGGTATTATTAACCTTGACTTTGCAGACGTTGCAACGGTTATGAGCAATAAAGGCGTCGCACACATTGGTGTAGGTCATGCCCATGGAGACAATAAAGCAGAAGATGCAGCGAAGCTGGCGATTTCAAGTCCGCTTCTTGAGACGACCATTGATGGTGCACGACATATGCTTATTAATATTAGTGGAGATTCAAACATGTCGATGTTTGATGCTAATGATGCAATACAACTTATCCAAGAGGCGGCAGGCAACAATGCTAACGTTATCTATGGACAAAGTATTGATGATTCGTTAGAAGATCAAATCATTGTTACTGTTATTGCAACTGGATTTGAAGAGACAGATGAGGAGACGCCAGTGGCAGTCCAACCAAGTCAAAGCGCCGCACAAGTTGAAGAAAAAGAAGTGGCAACAGAGCCAGAACAGACAGAGCAAGCAGATCAAACAACGGTAGAAAACACTAACGAACAAGAGGTGCCAAAGCCATCAAAGCCTACAGTAAGCAATACTTATGATCGAATAGAGATACCTGAATTCTTGCAAAAACGCAAAAAGTTCTAGGAGGTACGTATGAGATGTCCATATTGTAACAGTGATGCGATAAGGGTGATTGATTCAAGACCTTCTGAAGAACAAAATGCGATACGCAGGCGTCGACATTGTGAAGAATGTGATCGAAGGTTCACAACATATGAAACCATTGAAAGCGCTCCGCTAATTGTTATCAAAAAAGACCGTTCACGGGAACCATATTCTCGAGATAAGATATTGTCTGGACTGATTCGTTCATGCCACAAACGTCCTATTTCGATGTCACAAATTGACGCAGTTATCGATGCGATAGAAAATAACTTATATAATACGATGAAAAAAGAAGTCGACAGTGCATATATCGGCGAGCTTGTAATGGAACAATTGCGAAAGCTTGATCAAGTAGCCTATGTACGATTTGCGTCTATTTATCGTGAGTTTCAAGATATCAATACTTTTGTTAATGAAATCAATAAAATGATTACAGAAGAATAATGTTTACAAAAAAGATATGTATGTGCCCTGATGTTGTGATGTGCCCATATATATCTTTTTATTATACATAAAAGTCATTGGATACATAACTTATATGTTTAGTATGAGAAAAGTATTGACAAAGAATCTATTCCCTGATACTATAAGTAAAATCCTTTTAACATTCTATCGATAAATAATAGGATGTTAACTGAACCCGTTGATGCATAGATAAGGTGTATAGGAGGTAACAAAATGAATAAAAATTACAAGTTTGACACGTTGCAATTACATGGTGGACAAGAACCTGATCCAACAACAGGTTCACGCGCTGTTCCGATTTATCAAACCACATCGTATAATTTTAAAGATTTTGAACACGGAGAAAATCTTTTTGCTCTAAAAGAAGCCGGGAACATATATACACGTATAATGAATCCGACAACAGCCGTATTTGAGGAACGTATGGCTTTACTTGAAGGCGGTGTGGGTGCATTGGCTGTTGCTTCAGGTTCGGCGGCGATTACGTATTCTGTTATGAATATTGCAGGTGCTGGAGATGAAATTGTTGCTGCAAATACACTTTATGGCGGAACGTTTAACTTGTTTGCCAATACATTGCCACAATATGGAATTCAAACAGTTTTTGTAGACCCTAGCGATGTACAAAATTTTGCAAAAGCCATAACAGATAAAACAAAGGCAATTTTTATTGAATCGATTGGAAATCCCCGAGTGAACCTTATTGATATTGAAAAGGTTGCACAGATAGCTCATGAACATCATATTCCTCTTATTGTAGATAATACATTTGGAACACCGTATCTTATTCGACCCTTCGAGTTTGGTGCAGATATTGTTGTGCATTCAGCTACAAAATATATTGGAGGACACGGAACTTCAATTGGTGGGGTTGTTGTTGATTCAGGAAAATTTGATTGGACAAATTCTAATAAGTTTCCTCGATTTACACAACCGGATTCTAGCTATCATGGTATAGTATATGCAAAAGACGTCGGTGCGGCGGCATATATTACAAAAATGCGGGTAACGCTTCTTCGAGATACGGGTGCTGCGTTAAGTCCATTTAATGCCTTTTTGTTTTTACAGGGATTAGAAACCTTGTCGTTACGTGTACAAAGGCATGTTGATAATGCTCAAACGATTGCCGAGTATCTAGAAAAGCATCCGAAAGTCAAGTGGGTTAATTATCCAGGGCTACCTTCCAGCCCGGATTACGAATTAAAGAAAAAATATTTGCCAAAAGGTGCAGGCGCTATCTTTACTTTCGGTTTAGAAGGAGGATATGAAGCGGCAAAAACGTTTATCAACAAATTGGAACTATTTAGCCTTTTAGCCAATGTGGCCGATGCAAAATCATTGGTGATTCATCCGGCATCAACAACACATCAGCAGCTTTCGGATGAGGCGAAAAAAGAAGCAGGTGTTACGCAAGAGATGATTCGATTATCCGTCGGAATCGAAGATGTCGAGGACTTAATCGATGACCTAAAACAAGCATTAGAAAGTTGAGGGATATGATGACTATTCATAATAATATGATGGAATTAATTGGAAAGACTCCGTTGTTATACATGGATCGTATTGCAAAGGCGCATGGAGCGCTAGGAAGAATTGTAGGTAAGTTGGAGTTTTTTAATCCGGGAGCCAGTGTAAAAGATCGTATTGCATTAAATATGATTCTTAAGGCAGAACAAGAAGGAAAGCTAGACAAGGATACAATAATTATTGAACCGACAAGTGGGAATACGGGAATAGGCTTAGCATCCATTGCAGCAGCACGAGGATATAAAATCATTCTTACAATGCCTGAATCTATGAGTATTGAACGTCGACGCTTGCTAGGAAGCTTTGGAGCAAAGATTGTATTAACCGATAGCACTAAAGGAATGCGAGGTGCAATTGATAAAGCAAATGCGTTAGCTGAAAGTTATGCGAAAGTATTCATCCCTAGTCAGTTTGATAATCCGGCGAACCCGGAAATTCATCAAAAAACAACGGCGGTTGAAATTTTAAAAGACACGGACAAGAATGTAGCAGCTTTTGTAGCAGGCGTTGGAACGGGAGGAACGATTACCGGTGTTGGAAAAGTGCTCAAAGAACAACTATCAGATGTATATGTCGTCGCAGTTGAGCCTAAGGATTCGGCTGTTCTTTCGGGACAAGCACCAGGTCCTCATAAAATTCAAGGGATAGGAGCCGGGTTTATTCCGAAAGTAATGGATGTTCATCTGCTGGATGAAATTATACAAGTGAGCAATGAAGATGCCATTGCAATGGCTAGAGAAATTGCCCGTACTGAAGGTATCTTGGTGGGTATATCTGCAGGTGCAAATGTGTATGCAGCCATAGAACTTGCAAAGCGTGAAACGTTTAGAGATAAAAATATTGTGACCATTATTTGTGATACCGGAGAGCGTTATCTTTCTACAGGCTTATTTGATTAATTCATTGAAACATAGAGACTTTTCATAGTATGTAAAAAGGTGTATCAAAAGACGATGCACCTTTTTTTCGTGCTGAAATAGCCAAAAAGTGTGATTGTACATAAAAAAAAGTGTAGGTATAATCAGCTTAGGAGGACGGCTATGTATTGTAAAATTTTTTGTGGAACACTATTAGGAATTAAAGGGATGCTTATTGATGTTGAAGTTGATATTTCAGAAGGTTTTCCCAAATTAGATATCGTCGGAATGCCGGGCAGTGTTATCAAAGAGGCAAAAGAGCGAGTAAGAACAGGAATAAAAAACTCGGGATATACATTTCCGTATAAACGAATAACGATTAATCTAGCTCCGGCGCATATTCGTAAAGAGGGTGTGGGATTTGATTTGGCCATTGCTGTAGGCATT
This sequence is a window from Vallitaleaceae bacterium 9-2. Protein-coding genes within it:
- a CDS encoding UDP-N-acetylmuramoyl-L-alanyl-D-glutamate--2,6-diaminopimelate ligase; translation: MKLKGLLEGQKYRVIQGDINCNVKGIQNDSRKIEKGFVFVAIKGFEQDGHVYIGQSIINGASAIVLEDVSLYDGEIAQEVTVVQVDNARKVLSSMATHFFNHPSSQFKLCGVTGTNGKTSTVFLINNILEYIGRKTGLIGTILNKIGNESFETERTTPESIEVKRLFKQMADANVQDVIMEVSSHALDLYRVAYTQFDVAVFTNLTLDHLDYHKTMENYRDAKMKLFTMAKTGVINIDDEAGRYILKHSTCSQHITYSILDPSAVLYASNIKNHLSGVEFILNYNQKIYPVNLQTPGDFSVYNGLAAIGAALSLGVQIEEILNALAQNSRIKGRFETIESPKGYNAIVDYAHAPDGLENVLKSMKGFAPKRVITVFGCGGDRDRSKRPIMGEIGGRYSDYCIITSDNPRTEDPECILDEVEEGISKTTCPYLRIVDRRAAIQKALSIAEPKDLILVAGKGHEDYQIIGKEKIHFDDAEEIKKYIKENEDVN
- the mraY gene encoding phospho-N-acetylmuramoyl-pentapeptide-transferase, with the translated sequence MSTNWIIPLMLTFVITAIIGPRLLPILKRLKFGQHVRDDGPQTHLKKQGTPTMGGVIFIIGIVIAAFIWGRQNGEMLIVLLTMLSFGIIGFLDDWLKIKKRQSEGLSARQKFGLQVIVALAYLFIGLKTKLLTTVIIIPFVYGYELNLGLFFIPIMLVVILGTVNGVNLTDGLDGLATSVTSVISFFFVLAAIILETNQELMPAIVTGALIAFLLYNTYPAKVFMGDTGSLALGGFVAAMAISLRIPLFILLFGVIYLIESLSVIIQVGYYKKHKKRIFKMAPIHHHFELSGMAETQVVTYFTIITVIMSLVALLAI
- a CDS encoding putative peptidoglycan glycosyltransferase FtsW encodes the protein MKRNKKNHKKYNRVFMSTPTEYSVIFVVLFLVVFGIIMVYSSSFYSSVSGDALEPYMKQTIYAVVGLIIMMIISRVQITFMNKFVVLGYLTTVFLLVAVLFVADNVKGAKRWIEIGNFNLQPSELAKFTIIVTLALFLTMFKKHLSEPKVLGLLGVIVLIPLALIAKEDLSTAVVFLAICGAMLFVAYRHIIKLFVFAIMLLVMSSGFVLLSSYRMGRIKTYLEGPWSDPEGVGRQIIQSLYAIGSGGLTGIGLGQSMQKMGYISEAHNDIIFAVICEELGLLGGVAIIGLYMVLIYRIAQISITAKSMEHYLIGVGVMTHIGIQAFINIGVAINLIPTTGMPLPFISYGGASIIMLLAEIGLVLNIARHNYIEAMIGE
- the ftsZ gene encoding cell division protein FtsZ, with translation MLEIKANETNTAAKIIVVGIGGGGNNAVNRMIEGSLEGVDFVAINTDAQALQASKAPVKIQIGEKLTRGLGAGAKPEIGLKAAEESRDELADMIKDADMVFITAGMGGGTGTGAAPVVASIAREMDILTVGVVTKPFVFEGKARMTNATMGIEELKRFVDTLIVIPNQKLLSVIDRRTTMRDAFKKADEVLQQGVQGISDLIYTPGIINLDFADVATVMSNKGVAHIGVGHAHGDNKAEDAAKLAISSPLLETTIDGARHMLINISGDSNMSMFDANDAIQLIQEAAGNNANVIYGQSIDDSLEDQIIVTVIATGFEETDEETPVAVQPSQSAAQVEEKEVATEPEQTEQADQTTVENTNEQEVPKPSKPTVSNTYDRIEIPEFLQKRKKF
- the nrdR gene encoding transcriptional regulator NrdR, coding for MRCPYCNSDAIRVIDSRPSEEQNAIRRRRHCEECDRRFTTYETIESAPLIVIKKDRSREPYSRDKILSGLIRSCHKRPISMSQIDAVIDAIENNLYNTMKKEVDSAYIGELVMEQLRKLDQVAYVRFASIYREFQDINTFVNEINKMITEE